From the Variovorax paradoxus genome, the window GCTGCTGCAGCAGCAGGCAGAGGCCATGCCCGCGCTGGTGGGCCAGCTGCAGGAAATGATGGCCGCGATGGAACGCCAGAGCCTTGCGCTCAACGAGCGCCTCGCCGCCGGCCAGGACGGCTTCTACGGCCGCACCGAGGCGGCCTATGCCGGCCTGGCCTCGTCGGTCGATGCGTCGCTCAAGCACAGCCTGACCGAAAGCGCGCGCATCGCCAGCACGGCGATCCAGCCGGTGGTGGAAGCCACCATGGCCGGCATCGCGCGCGAGACCGCATCGCTGCACGACACGCTCGCGCACACGGTGCAGCAGCAGCTCGACGGCCTGTCCACCCGCTTCGAGGCCACCACCGGCCGCGTCGCCGAGACCTGGAAGCTGGCGCTGGATGAACACCAGCGCAGCACTGAGGCGCTGTCGGGCGAGGTGCGCGGCGCGCACGACCGGCTGGCCGATGCCTTCGGCGAGCGCTCCTCGGCGCTGGTGGCGAGCGTCGCGTCGCAGCTCGAGGGCACCGTGGGCACCGTGTCGCAGACCTGGGGCAGCGCGCTGGCGCAGCACCGGCAGGCGAGCGAGCAGCTGACCGCCGATACCCAGCAGGCGCTCGCTGCCGCAGCGGCAACCTTCGAACAGCACTCGGCCTCGCTGCTGGGCACGGTGGGCCAGGCGCACACCGAGCTGCAGTCGCAGCTGGCATCGCGCGACGAGCAGCGCCTGTCGGCATGGACGCAGTCGCTGGCCGCGATGGCCGAGGCGCTGCGGCATGAATGGCAGCAGGCCGGCGCGAACACGCTCGGCCAGCAACAGCACCTGCTGGAGACGATGGCGCAGACCGCGCGCGAGATGTCGGCCGAGACCGCGGCGCATGCGAAGGCCACCACCGCCGAGATCGCGCAGTTGCTGCAGGCCGCGGCCGAGGCGCCGCGCGTCGCGGGCGAAGTGATGGCCGCGCTGCGCGAGAAGCTCGCCGACAGCATGGACAGCTGGCAATCCACGCTGGCCGAGCACCAGCGCACGACGCAGGCGTTGTCCGCCGAGGTGCGCGGTGCGCACGACCGGCTGGCCGAGACTTTCGGCAACCGCTCGGCGGCACTGGTCGACGGCGTCGCGGCACGGCTCGAGGGTGCCGTGGGCCAGGTCTCGGACACCTGGGGCAGCGCGCTCGCGCAGCACCGGCAGGCCAGCGAGAAGCTGTCCGCCGACACGCAGCACGCGCTCACCGCGGCGGCCGCCGCCTTCGAACAGCATTCGGCCTCGCTGCTGGGCAGCGTGGGCCGGGCGCATGCCGAACTGCAGACGGACCTGACATCGCGCGACGAGCAGCGGCTGGCGGCATGGACGCAATCGCTCGCGTCGATGGCCGGCTCGCTGCGCAACGAATGGCAGCAGGCGGGCGCAAGCACGCTCGGCCAGCAGCAGCAACTGCTGGAGGCCATGGCGCAGGCCGCGCGCGAGATGTCGGTGCAGAACGAGGCGCATGCGAAGAACACCATCGCCGAGATCGCACAGCTCCTGCAGGCGGCCTCCGAGGCGCCCCGCGTCGCGGCCGAGGTGGTGGCCGAGCTGCGCCAGAAGCTGTCGGACAGCATGGCGCGCGACAACGCCATGCTGGAAGAGCGCAGCCGCATCCTCGACACGCTTTCCACGCTGCTCGACGCGGTGAACCACGCGTCCACCGAGCAGCGCGCCGCAGTCGATTCGCTGGTGGCCGCGTCGGCCGACGTGCTCGAGCGCGTGGGCAGCCGCTTCACCGAGAAGATCGACGAGGAGACCGGCAGGATGTCGACGGTGGCCGCACAGATCACCGGCGGTGCCGTCGAGGTGGCCAGCATGGGCGAAGCCTTCGGCCTGGCCGTGCAGCTCTTCAGCGAATCGAACGAGAAGA encodes:
- a CDS encoding DUF802 domain-containing protein, translated to MNRFLHHAVLAAGLAVVCWAGAGYIGSNPLALAVTVLVGAFYVMGALELHRFHQATSTLTKAAGELSAPPASLGAWLAQLHPSLQNAVRQRIEGERMGLPGPAMTPYLAGFLVLLGMLGTFLGMVVTLNGTGIALESSTDLQSIRASLSAPVKGLGLAFGTSVAGVAASAMLGFASALSRRERLQAGQLLDTKIATILRPYSQVHQREESFRLLQQQAEAMPALVGQLQEMMAAMERQSLALNERLAAGQDGFYGRTEAAYAGLASSVDASLKHSLTESARIASTAIQPVVEATMAGIARETASLHDTLAHTVQQQLDGLSTRFEATTGRVAETWKLALDEHQRSTEALSGEVRGAHDRLADAFGERSSALVASVASQLEGTVGTVSQTWGSALAQHRQASEQLTADTQQALAAAAATFEQHSASLLGTVGQAHTELQSQLASRDEQRLSAWTQSLAAMAEALRHEWQQAGANTLGQQQHLLETMAQTAREMSAETAAHAKATTAEIAQLLQAAAEAPRVAGEVMAALREKLADSMDSWQSTLAEHQRTTQALSAEVRGAHDRLAETFGNRSAALVDGVAARLEGAVGQVSDTWGSALAQHRQASEKLSADTQHALTAAAAAFEQHSASLLGSVGRAHAELQTDLTSRDEQRLAAWTQSLASMAGSLRNEWQQAGASTLGQQQQLLEAMAQAAREMSVQNEAHAKNTIAEIAQLLQAASEAPRVAAEVVAELRQKLSDSMARDNAMLEERSRILDTLSTLLDAVNHASTEQRAAVDSLVAASADVLERVGSRFTEKIDEETGRMSTVAAQITGGAVEVASMGEAFGLAVQLFSESNEKMGAQLQRIEGALGKSIARSDEQLAYYVAQAREVIDLSIMSQKQIVEDLQRIADRQAAVGSEA